Within the Salvia hispanica cultivar TCC Black 2014 chromosome 4, UniMelb_Shisp_WGS_1.0, whole genome shotgun sequence genome, the region caaactaaaaaggaaagtgtatCATCCTAAATGAGAcgtatggagtaatatttaataaataaatatgcacATAGTAAATCAAATGGCGTTATTTTTCAGTGAAAATGGTGTGATTTTCGTGGGCGTGATAtggagtagtagtagtatttactTAGAACATAATCACTCACCAATTGACATTAATGTTGAAGTCGTGTCTTCTGTTCGAAACgtgagtattagttttataataaaatgtaagtgtaataagttggtggaatatgagatttacttatcatttatagtaaagtgaaatatgacttttattattagacgagttgaaatgacaaaatatgactCATATCGAGGGATGGagataatataaatatctGTAAATGTATAAAGATAGCACACGCCAAAACTGTTGTTCCATATCTTGTGCCAGCATATGTTCCATATCTTGTGCCAGCATAAATGCTTATTTGCAAGACAAAACAACGGTTTTTTTAATAGTGGCTATTactataactattaatttatcttcGTAGATGTAACAtaagtttaataatgtaaaattgtatATTATTGGATATGGGCAACCAATTGGTTGTTCAGATGTCGCGATTAGATTACTTACTTGTTCAGATGCTGCCACGATTAGATTACTTAGTAAAATATGTCACGACACCATTAAATGGCaggtaaaatataaattaaaccaCAAAGTCAGAAACGGAAAGTTATCACCATaatatcaaatgaaaaatCCGGACATTTTTAAATTGGAGGGAGGTAAACTAATATTCCTCGTGTCccattaaatgaataatattcatttttttattgtcacATCACAAATgatcctttttagtaaaaaaataatatttttattttctcatattttattttctcctaCCTTTTTCCTAActttatttaatagtttctCCTACCATAATCTAtatttacttaaataaaaaaaaatcatttttttaaaatcttgtgtTCAAAAGAAATCCTTAATTTATAACAGGATGGATAGACTATTAGTTTTGCTTAAAAAAAGTTGTAGCAATTTGCAGGTGTGAAACAATATTGATTGTCAACTTGGCATATGATTTATACATATAGGACTATAAAGAAATATTGGTCcctaaattcataatttcagctaaattttagtattattcacaaattttaaaattggtctaaaatagaaaaaatgaacCTCTATTGCATAAAGATTGAGGGAGTAGTGGTTCATACTTCACGGTGAAGCTGTGAATGGAAAGTTTTTACTAATAGTAACTTAGGAAGatattatatctatatatatatacgtaATTGCATATATACACTAGTCATCCCTTGCTTTCCTTTCTCTCTGATCAATGGCCGATGAAATCCTCCTCGACTTCTCCCCATTGTTCAGAGtctaccaaaatggcaaactCGAGAGGCTTCCCCGTGAAGTTTTCGTCCCCCCATCTCTAGATCCAGCCACGGGCGTCCAATCCAAGGACGTCGAAATCGCGCCGGAGATCAACCTCTCCGCTCGGATTTACCTCCCGCCCAACGCCGATCGCACCAAAAAGCTCCCACTCCTCGTCTACTACCACGGCGGCGGCTTCATCGTCGAATCCGCCTTCTCCCCGTTCTATCACAAGCACCTCAATCACTTAGTCGCACAAGCCAACGTCGTCGCCGTCTCGGTTAATTACCGATTAGCCCCTGAATTCCCGCTCCCAATCGCGTTCGAGGATTCGTGGCGCGCTCTCAACTGGATCGCCGAGGCCGAGGAGGAATGGATCAACGAATTCGCCGATCTGAAGCTTGTGTATTTAGGCGGGGACAGCGCCGGCGGGACTATAGCACACAACATCGCAATCCGGGTCGGGTCGGATAAACCAGATGGTTTTAACTTACAAGGGATTTTCCTCAATTGCCCCGCCTTTGGGGGTGTGGATCCGATTGGATGCGAAACAGCCGAGGAGTTCAAGAAAAAGGCGGAGTATTCTGAGAAACTGTGGCAATATATTTGCCCGAGCATGAGGGATCGCAACGAGGGATGGGTTAACCCGGGTAAGGATCCGAAGTTATCGGGTTTGGGTTGCCAGAAAGTGCTGGTTTATGTTGCTGGGAAGGATTCTCTCAAGGATAGAGGGTGGTATTATAATGAGGTGCTGAGCAGTTGTGGATGGAAAGGAGAAATCGAGTGCATTGAGGTTGCCGGTGAAGGCCATGTTTTCAGTGTGATTACTCCAGATAATCAGGTTGGaattaatatgataaaaaaattggctTCCTTTATCAATAACTAAATCATTATCGAATCCGAATAAATCTATTGGAGTATCATGTAGTGCTATTTATTACTCAATAAATGACGTCATTGCAAAATGTCTTCAAGATTTACCTACCCTGATTTCGAGCATTAATTTTAACTGTTTGTGGTGAAATTAGATTGCGATGAAGAGATGTATCTGTTGTTATGGATCAATGATGTAATTTGGTTGTGGTGTAAAGCTAGTCCGTTTTGAGATTTGTTTTCAGTTACTTTACGCATTCAAATTTCAACATTCAAGTGAAGTCCATATACTCGCCTTGGCCTTAAACCATGACTGAATTGGGTTGTTAAGATTGGACTTTGTATGAATCCAAGTCATAAaccaactaaaaaaaattggttaatGAAGgccattttaaaattgatttggcAAACCCAAAAAACTGGCTAAACAAATCGAACTAATTGGTTCTACTCATATCCTCGATGATTTAGCATCCCAAGAGAAGTCAGAATCACTGAGAACATGGGTATCATATATACCTTATTTCCTATCCTAATTAATACCTCTCGTTGCACCATTACTACCCACAATTTTTGCAATAAGCCAAAACCGCTACAACAGTCTCTCCTCCAATAAATTTTATAGCATTATTGTTCTTCTTTTTAAtcatcaattattttgtaaaattaaataacactatagataataataaaagtagtttaataaaaattacaaaaattacattaactaaaatctttaaaagttaaaaaacaaaaaatcctGAATTACTTACTCTTTCACTCTTGGTAGAGTGGAGCAACCACCTCTTCAGGCTCGGGAACAGATCCTCTGCTGTTTAAAAAAACACAGCACAATATGCTGNNNNNNNNNNNNNNNNNNNNNNNNNNNNNNNNNNNNNNNNNNNNNNNNNNNNNNNNNNNNNNNNNNNNNNNNNNNNNNNNNNNNNNNNNNNNNNNNNNNNNNNNNNNNNNNNNNNNNNNNNNNNNNNNNNNNNNNNNNNNNNNNNNNNNNNNNNNNNNNNNNNNNNNNNNNNNNNNNNNNNNNNNNNNNNNNNNNNNNNNNNNNNNNNNNNNNNNNNNNNNNNNNNNNNNNNNNNNNNNNNNNNNNNNNNNNNNNNNNNNNNNNNNNNNNNNNNNNNNNNNNNNNNNNNNNNNNNNNNNNNNNNNNNNNNNNNNNNNNNNNNNNNNNNNNNNNNNNNNNNNNNNNNNNNNNNNNNNNNNNNNNNNNNNNNNNNNNNNNNNNNNNNNNNNNNNNNNNNNNNNNNNNNNNNNNNNNNNNNNNNNNNNNNNNNNNNNNNNNNNNNNNNNNNNNNNNNNNNNNNNNNNNNNNNNNNNNNNNNNNNNNNNNNNNNNNNNNNNNNNNNNNNNNNNNNNNNNNNNNNNNNNNNNNNNNNNNNNNNNNNNNNNNNNNNNNNNNNNNNNNNNNNNNNNNNNNNNNNNNNNNNNNNNNNNNNNNNNNNNNNNNNNNNNNNNNNNNNNNNNNNNNNNNNNNNNNNNNNNNNNNNNNNNNNNNNNNNNNNNNNNNNNNNNNNNNNNNNNNNNNNNNNNNNNNNNNNNNNNNNNNNNNNNNNNNNNNNNNNNNNNNNNNNNNNNNNNNNNNNNNNNNNNNNNNNNNNNNNNNNNNNNNNNNNNNNNNNNNNNNNNNNNNNNNNNNNNNNNNNNNNNNNNNNNNNNNNNNNNNNNNNNNNNNNNNNNNNNNNNNNNNNNNNNNNNNNNNNNNNNNNNNNNNNNNNNNNNNNNNNNNNNNNNNNNNNNNNNNNNNNNNNNNNNNNNNNNNNNNNNNNNNNNNNNNNNNNNNNNNNNNNNNNNNNNNNNNNNNNNNNNNNNNNNNNNNNNNNNNNNNNNNNNNNNNNNNNNNNNNNNNNNNNNNNNNNNNNNNNNNNNNNNNNNNNNNNNNNNNNNNNNNNNNNNNNNNNNNNNNNNNNNNNNNNNNNNNNNNNNNNNNNNNNNNNNNNNNNNNNNNNNNNNNNNNNNNNNNNNNNNNNNNNNNNNNNNNNNNNNNNNNNNNNNNNNNNNNNNNNNNNNNNNNNNNNNNNNNNNNNNNNNNNNNNNNNNNNNNNNNNNNNNNNNNNNNNNNNNNNNNNNNNNNNNNNNNNNNNNNNNNNNNNNNNNNNNNNNNNNNNNNNNNNNNNNNNNNNNNNNNNNNNNNNNNNNNNNNNNNNNNNNNNNNNNNNNNNNNNNNNNNNNNNNNNNNNNNNNNNNNNNNNNNNNNNNNNNNNNNNNNNNNNNNNNNNNNNNNNNNNNNNNNNNNNNNNNNNNNNNNNNNNNNNNNNNNNNNNNNNNNNNNNNNNNNNNNNNNNNNNNNNNNNNNNNNNNNNNNNNNNNNNNNNNNNNNNNNNNNNNNNNNNNNNNNNNNNNNNNNNNNNNNNNNNNNNNNNNNNNNNNNNNNNNNNNNNNNNNNNNNNNNNNNNNNNNNNNNNNNNNNNNNNNNNNNNNNNNNNNNNNNNNNNNNNNNNNNNNNNNNNNNNNNNNNNNNNNNNNNNNNNNNNNNNNNNNNNNNNNNNNNNNNNNNNNNNNNNNNNNNNNNNNNNNNNNNNNNNNNNNNNNNNNNNNNNNNNNNNNNNNNNNNNNNNNNNNNNNNNNNNNNNNNNNNNNNNNNNNNNNNNNNNNNNNNNNNNNNNNNNNNNNNNNNNNNNNNNNNNNNNNNNNNNNNNNNNNNNNNNNNNNNNNNNNNNNNNNNNNNNNNNNNNNNNNNNNNNNNNNNNNNNNNNNNNNNNNNNNNNNNNNNNNNNNNNNNNNNNNNNNNNNNNNNNNNNNNNNNNNNNNNNNNNNNNNNNNNNNNNNNNNNNNNNNNNNNNNNNNNNNNNNNNNNNNNNNNNNNNNNNNNNNNNNNNNNNNNNNNNNNNNNNNNNNNNNNNNNNNNNNNNNNNNNNNNNNNNNNNNNNNNNNNNNNNNNNNNNNNNNNNNNNNNNNNNNNNNNNNNNNNNNNNNNNNNNNNNNNNNNNNNNNNNNNNNNNNNNNNNNNNNNNNNNNNNNNNNNNNNNNNNNNNNNNNNNNNNNNNNNNNNNNNNNNNNNNNNNNNNNNNNNNNNNNNNNNNNNNNNNNNNNNNNNNNNNNNNNNNNNNNNNNNNNNNNNNNNNNNNNNNNNNNNNNNNNNNNNNNNNNNNNNNNNNNNNNNNNNNNNNNNNNNNNNNNNNNNNNNNNNNNNNNNNNNNNNNNNNNNNNNNNNNNNNNNNNNNNNNNNNNNNNNNNNNNNNNNNNNNNNNNNNNNNNNNNNNNNNNNNNNNNNNNNNNNNNNNNNNNNNNNNNNNNNNNNNNNNNNNNNNNNNNNNNNNNNNNNNNNNNNNNNNNNNNNNNNNNNNNNNNNNNNNNNNNNNNNNNNNNNNNNNNNNNNNNNNNNNNNNNNNNNNNNNNNNNNNNNNNNNNNNNNNNNNNNNNNNNNNNNNNNNNNNNNNNNNNNNNNNNNNNNNNNNNNNNNNNNNNNNNNNNNNNNNNNNNNNNNNNNNNNNNNNNNNNNNNNNNNNNNNNNNNNNNNNNNNNNNNNNNNNNNNNNNNNNNNNNNNNNNNNNNNNNNNNNNNNNNNNNNNNNNNNNNNNNNNNNNNNNNNNNNNNNNNNNNNNNNNNNNNNNNNNNNNNNNNNNNNNNNNNNNNNNNNNNNNNNNNNNNNNNNNNNNNNNNNNNNNNNNNNNNNNNNNNNNNNNNNNNNNNNNNNNNNNNNNNNNNNNNNNNNNNNNNNNNNNNNNNNNNNNNNNNNNNNNNNNNNNNNNNNNNNNNNNNNNNNNNNNNNNNNNNNNNNNNNNNNNNNNNNNNNNNNNNNNNNNNNNNNNNNNNNNNNNNNNNNNNNNNNNNNNNNNNNNNNNNNNNNNNNNNNNNNNNNNNNNNNNNNNNNNNNNNNNNNNNNNNNNNNNNNNNNNNNNNNNNNNNNNNNNNNNNNNNNNNNNNNNNNNNNNNNNNNNNNNNNNNNNNNNNNNNNNNNNNNNNNNNNNNNNNNNNNNNNNNNNNNNNNNNNNNNNNNNNNNNNNNNNNNNNNNNNNNNNNNNNNNNNNNNNNNNNNNNNNNNNNNNNNNNNNNNNNNNNNNNNNNNNNNNNNNNNNNNNNNNNNNNNNNNNNNNNNNNNNNNNNNNNNNNNNNNNNNNNNNNNNNNNNNNNNNNNNNNNNNNNNNNNNNNNNNNNNNNNNNNNNNNNNNNNNNNNNNNNNNNNNNNNNNNNNNNNNNNNNNNNNNNNNNNNNNNNNNNNNNNNNNNNNNNNNNNNNNNNNNNNNNNNNNNNNNNNNNNNNNNNNNNNNNNNNNNNNNNNNNNNNNNNNNNNNNNNNNNNNNNNNNNNNNNNNNNNNNNNNNNNNNNNNNNNNNNNNNNNNNNNNNNNNNNNNNNNNNNNNNNNNNNNNNNNNNNNNNNNNNNNNNNNNNNNNNNNNNNNNNNNNTcactcttttatatattattgtaaattgttCACAAATCACAACTTTATTTGTAAATGATGGATACATTTCATGATGTTTTTGGTTTAGGAGCTAATTATCGAGATAAGTTGAGATGggaataatttcttttatgtcAGCGTTTGAATCACGATAATATGGTATACGTAGTGATTGGATTCAAACGAGGAAAAgtatgaaataaaacaaaaattgaagaacGCCTTATCACTTAAAATACGAGTTTGAGggcataaatatatatgtggtTAATTTCAAAGCAATGAAGATATCGACTTTTGGTCCCCacgaagaaaaaaataatgaaaagagTATTctttaatagaataaattaaaaattaaagaatgacTTTTCAAAACAAACGAACAATCAAATTACCTACATGTGTTGTAATACATAAGTTAAGTTGATAGATATATTTACGTCTTATTGCACaaatatgagattattttcAAAGCATTGAAGAAATCGGTCAAAAACTCTTTCGTCATTTATTTGgtaaagtgaaaataaataaataataactcTAGAAACAgtttggtaaaaatgaaaaaagaattgtatacatataaaaacaattttccAATGAGTAGCATGTACACGGTtcaaaaaccgccggttccggttcggaaccgcccggaaccggcggttcacGGTTCAAGATTTTAgtgaacctgaaccggcccgccAAGGGGCTAGGCGgtggcggttccggttccggttcaaaaaaccggcggttccggcaACGGTTCAAAACCGTCAGTTCTGGGCCAGTTCGACGGttcacttaattttttatttttttttgcttatgaattctatgaaaccattcttgattttctcatttataaaGATATTCTTGAATGTTTTATGTTTCACTTTCAATATGGGACAGAATATATTgaagtattttcttttatgacTACATATTTAAATCATTCATTCATCTTTTTCCAATGTGGGATACAAAACTTTCTTTTGTCATctacttttcttcatttttgtataatatataatcaaaattattatttgaatatattattgatagttaaaaataaacaattattgagaaatataatttgtatatagaaaagtatttatttatataatagttATCATAAGGTTTATACAATTTGCATATTCTTTTAATgtgtataataatatttataagttaacaaatacataaatttataaacataaGCCAATCGATAATGATAAAGAACTATTGAATAATAGTTcattccggttccggttcgtgaaccggcggttcggttTGTGCATGCCCTGTATCTCCATAAAACACATAAACCTATcgtttctcttctctctcactcaTCACTCATCCATGGCCGACGAAATCCTCCACGATTTCTCCCCTATGTTCAGAGTCTACAAAAATGGAAGACTTGAGAGGCTTACTGGCGAAGATATCGTTCCGCCATCTCTAGATCCAGCCACCGGCGTCCAATCCAAAGACGTCGAAATCGCGCCAGAGATCAACCTCTCCGCTCGGATTTATCTCCCGCCCAACGCCGATCCTACCAAAAAGCTCCCGCTCCTCGTCTACTACCACGGCGGCGGCTTCGTCCTCGAATCCGCCTTCAACGCTCAGTACCACAAGCACCTCAACCACTTAGCCGCGCTAGCAAACGTCGTCGCCGTCTCGGTTAATTACCGGTTAGCCCCCGAATTCCCGCTCCCGGCTGCGTTCGAGGATTCATGGCGCGCTCTCAAATGGAGCGCCGAGGGAAAGGAGGAGTGGATCAACGAATTTGCCGATCTGAAGCGTGTGTATTTAGGCGGGGACAGCGCCGGCGCGACTATAGCACACTACATCGCCATGCGGGTCGGGTCGGAGAATCCGGAGCGTTTCAATTTGCAAGGGATTTTCCTGAATTGCCCCTTCTTCGGGGGCGTGGATCCGATTGGGA harbors:
- the LOC125219939 gene encoding probable carboxylesterase 2 translates to MADEILHDFSPMFRVYKNGRLERLTGEDIVPPSLDPATGVQSKDVEIAPEINLSARIYLPPNADPTKKLPLLVYYHGGGFVLESAFNAQYHKHLNHLAALANVVAVSVNYRLAPEFPLPAAFEDSWRALKWSAEGKEEWINEFADLKRVYLGGDSAGATIAHYIAMRVGSENPERFNLQGIFLNCPFFGGVDPIGRETTAKGWRVFCEKLWRFVCPSLRDTDEGWVNPGKDPKLSGLGCGKVLVYIAEKDFLKDRGLYYKEVLSNCGWKGEIECIEVAEEDHVFSVYGPDNQAGIDMIKKVASFINN
- the LOC125220059 gene encoding probable carboxylesterase 2; this encodes MADEILLDFSPLFRVYQNGKLERLPREVFVPPSLDPATGVQSKDVEIAPEINLSARIYLPPNADRTKKLPLLVYYHGGGFIVESAFSPFYHKHLNHLVAQANVVAVSVNYRLAPEFPLPIAFEDSWRALNWIAEAEEEWINEFADLKLVYLGGDSAGGTIAHNIAIRVGSDKPDGFNLQGIFLNCPAFGGVDPIGCETAEEFKKKAEYSEKLWQYICPSMRDRNEGWVNPGKDPKLSGLGCQKVLVYVAGKDSLKDRGWYYNEVLSSCGWKGEIECIEVAGEGHVFSVITPDNQVGINMIKKLASFINN